The following proteins are co-located in the Chryseobacterium daecheongense genome:
- a CDS encoding alpha-amylase yields the protein MKKTSFLFSLMALGIMNSCETNDEGVGNTSGEQEVHSKIVQVTRHDGRPFSTGKESVNGKFVAGPGGSVLMQGFYWDVPDGGNWWNTVKDKLTGWSNAGIGAVWLPPASKAQNGAYSMGYDPTDYYDFGNFNQNGSVETRFGSRAELEALITKAHSENMQVYADIVINHNSGGQSEANPYTGTNTWTNFSGIASGKFTRNYNDFYKNAYGNNDEGSFGGFPDLCHANPHVQDWLWGRDDSVGKYYKNVMKFDGWRFDYVKGFGAWVVNNWNAKVGGFSVGELWDSNVNTLESWANNANSSVFDFAAYYKMDEAFDNGNLNVLNDDMMWKRNPYKAVTFVANHDTDIIYNKMPAYAYILTHEGYPTIFYRDYEEWLNKERLNNLIWIHNNKATGTTSILYTDNDEYIARRNGYNGNPGLVVYINTSSSWQERWVDTNWSNQQIKDFTGASTWYPTTQADKRVKIQCPPNSYSVWSLNQ from the coding sequence ATGAAAAAAACATCTTTCTTATTTTCATTAATGGCTTTGGGAATCATGAATTCCTGTGAAACCAATGATGAAGGAGTCGGGAACACTTCGGGGGAACAAGAAGTTCATTCCAAAATAGTACAGGTCACTCGTCATGATGGAAGGCCGTTCAGTACTGGAAAAGAGTCAGTAAATGGTAAATTTGTTGCAGGTCCGGGAGGAAGTGTTCTGATGCAGGGTTTCTACTGGGATGTTCCGGATGGCGGAAACTGGTGGAATACAGTAAAAGATAAACTTACCGGTTGGTCCAATGCAGGAATCGGGGCAGTTTGGTTACCTCCCGCATCCAAAGCACAGAACGGAGCTTATTCAATGGGATATGATCCTACCGACTATTACGATTTTGGAAACTTTAATCAAAACGGAAGTGTGGAAACCCGTTTTGGTTCGAGGGCTGAGCTGGAAGCATTGATCACCAAAGCACACTCAGAAAACATGCAGGTTTATGCGGATATTGTGATCAACCATAACAGTGGAGGGCAGTCGGAAGCAAATCCTTATACTGGAACCAATACATGGACGAATTTTTCAGGAATAGCTTCAGGAAAATTTACCAGAAACTACAATGATTTTTATAAAAATGCCTACGGAAATAACGACGAAGGCTCTTTCGGCGGTTTTCCGGATTTATGCCATGCTAATCCCCATGTTCAGGACTGGCTTTGGGGAAGAGATGATTCCGTTGGTAAATACTATAAGAATGTAATGAAGTTTGATGGATGGAGATTTGATTATGTAAAAGGTTTTGGTGCGTGGGTGGTTAATAACTGGAATGCGAAGGTAGGCGGTTTTTCGGTAGGGGAATTATGGGATTCCAATGTTAATACACTGGAATCATGGGCAAATAATGCAAACAGTTCTGTATTTGATTTTGCGGCCTATTATAAAATGGATGAAGCATTTGATAACGGAAATCTCAATGTTTTGAATGATGATATGATGTGGAAAAGAAATCCATACAAAGCCGTTACTTTTGTCGCTAACCATGATACTGATATTATTTATAACAAGATGCCTGCATATGCTTATATCCTGACTCATGAAGGGTATCCTACCATATTTTACAGGGATTACGAGGAGTGGCTTAATAAAGAAAGATTAAATAATCTCATCTGGATTCATAACAATAAAGCAACAGGGACAACCTCTATTCTCTACACAGATAATGATGAGTATATTGCGAGACGTAACGGATATAATGGTAATCCTGGACTGGTGGTTTATATTAACACTTCATCAAGCTGGCAGGAAAGATGGGTAGACACCAATTGGAGCAATCAGCAGATCAAGGATTTTACAGGAGCATCAACCTGGTATCCTACAACACAGGCTGATAAGAGAGTGAAAATTCAATGTCCTCCTAATAGTTATTCTGTTTGGTCATTAAATCAATAA
- a CDS encoding heme-binding domain-containing protein encodes MKKILIILLVAFIIIQFFPIDKTNPPLNPGMDFLKIKKTQPEVAKLIRTSCYDCHSNETKYPWYSSIAPSSWFLKNHIDEGRKNLNFSTFAMYEPERQAHKLQECIEMIEKEEMPLESYIVGHQDAKLTPEQRKQLIQYFKKVKAETERSMVF; translated from the coding sequence ATGAAAAAAATATTGATCATCCTTCTGGTAGCTTTTATTATCATTCAGTTTTTTCCTATTGACAAGACCAATCCACCGCTGAATCCGGGTATGGATTTTTTAAAAATAAAAAAAACACAACCTGAGGTCGCCAAACTCATCCGTACATCGTGCTACGACTGTCACTCCAACGAAACGAAGTATCCATGGTACTCAAGCATTGCTCCTTCATCGTGGTTTCTCAAAAATCATATTGATGAAGGCAGAAAGAATTTAAATTTCTCTACCTTTGCAATGTATGAACCTGAAAGACAGGCACACAAATTGCAGGAATGTATTGAAATGATTGAGAAAGAGGAAATGCCTCTGGAATCCTATATTGTCGGTCATCAGGACGCAAAATTAACCCCTGAACAGAGAAAGCAGCTTATACAATATTTTAAAAAAGTAAAAGCAGAAACTGAACGGTCGATGGTATTTTAA
- a CDS encoding DUF4290 domain-containing protein has protein sequence MEYNTQKTQLNMPEYGRIIQQLVERCKELPSKEERNEMAMAIIDFMGQRNPQLRDEENYKHKLWDHLYILANHDLDVDSPYPFPTKEQLEEKPKRMEYPKLQGDFKFYGKSILQLIEKAIELEAGDEKEALIEVIANNMKKSYNVYNKEHVTDDVIFRHLKELSENRLDLTGIESLEKSKIYYNTNNRGNNNNNSNRNSNNKNQTNKRRHNNNNHKNRK, from the coding sequence ATGGAATATAACACCCAAAAAACGCAACTTAATATGCCGGAATACGGCAGAATTATACAACAGTTGGTTGAGCGTTGCAAAGAACTCCCTTCTAAAGAGGAGAGAAATGAAATGGCAATGGCAATCATCGATTTTATGGGACAAAGAAACCCACAACTTCGCGACGAAGAAAATTATAAACATAAACTTTGGGATCATCTTTACATTTTAGCCAATCATGATCTTGATGTAGATTCTCCTTATCCTTTTCCGACGAAAGAACAGCTTGAAGAAAAGCCAAAGAGAATGGAATACCCGAAACTTCAGGGTGATTTTAAATTTTACGGAAAAAGTATTCTTCAATTAATTGAAAAGGCTATAGAGCTTGAGGCCGGAGATGAAAAAGAAGCTCTTATTGAAGTGATTGCCAACAACATGAAGAAATCCTATAATGTTTATAATAAAGAGCATGTTACTGATGATGTGATTTTCCGTCATTTGAAAGAGCTTTCGGAAAACAGACTGGACCTTACAGGTATAGAATCCCTTGAGAAAAGTAAAATCTATTACAATACCAACAACCGAGGCAACAACAATAACAATAGTAATCGCAACAGCAATAATAAAAATCAAACCAACAAAAGAAGACATAACAATAACAACCATAAAAACAGAAAGTAA
- a CDS encoding DCC1-like thiol-disulfide oxidoreductase family protein, whose amino-acid sequence MQENWQDKYIVFFDGDCGVCNFWVQWILERDKKNKFLFASLQSDFGQKFLSERGLETTVFNTMYLWKPNQYYLVKSRAVLQIAQLLGGVYQLIAAGKIIPTFLSDQVYDLISRNRMKLAAQKCYLPDQNQKRKFIEV is encoded by the coding sequence ATGCAGGAAAATTGGCAGGATAAATATATTGTCTTCTTTGACGGAGATTGTGGAGTTTGTAATTTCTGGGTACAGTGGATCCTGGAACGCGACAAAAAAAACAAATTCCTTTTTGCTTCTTTACAATCGGATTTCGGCCAGAAGTTCTTATCCGAAAGAGGGTTGGAGACTACTGTTTTCAATACAATGTATCTTTGGAAACCTAATCAGTACTATCTGGTAAAATCTAGAGCTGTTCTTCAGATTGCTCAACTTTTGGGCGGCGTATACCAACTTATTGCGGCCGGAAAAATCATACCGACTTTCTTAAGTGACCAGGTATATGATTTGATTTCAAGAAACAGAATGAAACTTGCTGCTCAAAAATGCTATCTGCCTGATCAAAATCAGAAAAGAAAGTTTATAGAAGTTTAA